A window of Polyodon spathula isolate WHYD16114869_AA chromosome 22, ASM1765450v1, whole genome shotgun sequence contains these coding sequences:
- the LOC121297402 gene encoding GTP-binding nuclear protein Ran: protein MAAQGGEPQVQFKLVLVGDGGTGKTTFVKRHLTGEFEKKYVATLGVEVHPLVFHTNRGPIKFNVWDTAGQEKFGGLRDGYYIQAQCAIIMFDVTSRVTYKNVPNWHRDLVRVCENIPIVLCGNKVDIKDRKVKAKSIVFHRKKNLQYYDISAKSNYNFEKPFLWLARKLIGDPNLEFVAMPALAPPEVVMDPALAAQYEQDLQVAQSTALPDDEDDL from the exons ATGGCTGCACAAGGTGGAGAACCCCAAGTTCAATTTAAG CTTGTTCTAGTTGGAGATGGCGGGACTGGCAAAACTACTTTTGTAAAACGTCACTTGACTGGAGAGTTTGAGAAGAAATACGTAG CTACCTTGGGAGTTGAGGTTCACCCGCTTGTGTTTCATACAAACAGAGGCCCCATTAAATTCAATGTGTGGGACACAGCTGGTCAAGAGAAATTTGGTGGCCTTCGAGATGGCTATTATATTCAAG CTCAGTGTGCCATTATCATGTTTGATGTAACATCAAGGGTAACATATAAAAATGTTCCCAACTGGCACAGAGATTTGGTACGAGTCTGTGAGAATATCCCTATTGTGTTGTGTGGCAACAAAGTCGACATCAAAGACAGGAAGGTGAAGGCGAAGTCCATTGTCTTCCATAGAAAGAAGAACCTCCAG TATTATGACATTTCTGCCAAAAGTAACTACAACTTTGAAAAGCCCTTCCTTTGGCTTGCTAGAAAGTTGATTGGAGACCCTAACCTGGAGTTTGTGGCTATGCCTGCATTGGCACCACCAGAGGTTGTTATGGACCCAGCATTGGCAGCACAGTACGAGCAAGATTTACAG GTTGCTCAGTCTACTGCCCTGCCCGATGATGAGGATGATCTGTGA